One region of Quercus lobata isolate SW786 chromosome 2, ValleyOak3.0 Primary Assembly, whole genome shotgun sequence genomic DNA includes:
- the LOC115959011 gene encoding uncharacterized protein LOC115959011 has product MNDWRLEEQNTPSIKELQTFPVHTRSGWMSPILSFLREGRLPPSLEEAKKIQKRAARFTVLNDELYKRGISQPYLRCIEEEEARYVMEEVHRGICRDHMGSKSLVRKIMRAGYFWPTMQQDVADFVKMCDSCQRFGIPRMIISDIGRQFDSNGFRSFCSSLGIKNKYSSPGHPQANGQTEVTNQTLLRIIKSRLVGAKGAWLEELPSVLWAYRTMTRTPTGETPFNLTYGRETVIPVEVGLTSLRREFFDEQNNDDQLKQNLDCLDEVRDQASQRMAKYQQKMAA; this is encoded by the exons ATGAATGATTGGAGGCTGGAAGAACAAAACACCCCTAGCATCAAAGAGCTTCAAACTTTCCCTGTGCACACCCGCTCAGGATGGATGAGTCCAATTTTGTCGTTCCTCCGAGAGGGACGATTACCACCAAGCCTTGAAGAAGCCAAAAAGATCCAGAAGCGTGCTGCCCGGTTTACAGTACTAAATGACGAGCTTTACAAAAGAGGCATCTCCCAGCCTTACTTGAGGTGTATAGAAGAGGAAGAGGCCAGATATGTCATGGAAGAAGTACATAGGGGGATTTGCAGAGATCACATGGGGTCAAAGTCCCTTGTCAGGAAGATCATGAGGGCAGGTTACTTCTGGCCCACAATGCAGCAAGACGTAGCAGATTTCGTGAAGATGTGTGATAGTTGCCAAAG GTTCGGGATACCAAGGATGATCATCTCAGATATTGGTCGTCAGTTCGACAGTAATGGGTTCAGATCATTTTGTTCGAGCCTAGGCATAAAAAACAAGTACTCATCACCAGGACATCCTCAGGCCAACGGGCAGACAGAAGTAACCAACCAAACCttgcttaggattatcaagtcCCGGTTAGTGGGGGCAAAGGGAGCATGGCTCGAGGAATTACCAAGTGTCCTGTGGGCTTACAGGACGATGACACGAACAccaacaggagaaacaccattcaaCCTAACGTACGGCAGAGAAACAGTCATCCCAGTCGAAGTGGGGCTCACTAGCCTCAGGAGGGAGTTCTTTGACGAACAAAACAATGACGATCAATTGAAGCAGAACCTGGACTGTCTGGACGAAGTCAGAGACCAAGCCTCCCAAAGAATGGCCAAGTACCAGCAGAAGATGGCCGCATAA